One stretch of Streptomyces hygroscopicus DNA includes these proteins:
- a CDS encoding LacI family transcriptional regulator — MATESRGTEGGARPKVTITAIAQEAGVSVPTVSRVVNGRSDVSPETRARVEDLLRVHGYRRRQRVPGDRAALVDLVFNDLDSPWAVEIIRGVEEVAHQDGVGTVVSAIHGRAGSARQWLKNLRARASDGVILVTSVLEPVVHEELRRLNVPIVVVDPAGSPALDAPTVGATNWAGGMAATEHLLSLGHRRIGLIAGPPRLLCSRARLDGHRAALEAAGVPFDPGLVAQGDFYHESGFHGCDQLMSGPTPPTAIFASSDQMALGAIEALRRRGLRVPEDVSIVGFDDLPEVRWSAPPLTTVRQPLAEMGKLAARTVLRQARGEEVESPRVELATQLVVRSSTAAPAEG, encoded by the coding sequence ATGGCTACGGAGAGCAGGGGCACCGAGGGCGGCGCCCGGCCCAAGGTGACGATCACGGCCATCGCGCAGGAGGCCGGGGTGTCGGTGCCCACGGTCTCCCGGGTGGTCAACGGCCGTTCGGATGTCTCGCCCGAGACCCGGGCCCGGGTCGAGGACCTGCTGCGGGTCCACGGCTACCGCCGCCGCCAGCGCGTGCCCGGCGACCGCGCCGCCCTGGTGGACCTGGTCTTCAACGACCTGGACAGCCCCTGGGCGGTGGAGATCATCCGCGGCGTGGAGGAGGTCGCCCACCAGGACGGGGTGGGCACGGTGGTCTCGGCCATCCACGGCCGCGCGGGCTCGGCCCGGCAGTGGCTGAAGAACCTGCGGGCCCGCGCCTCGGACGGGGTGATCCTGGTGACGTCCGTGCTGGAGCCGGTGGTCCACGAGGAGCTGCGGCGGCTGAACGTGCCGATCGTGGTCGTCGACCCGGCCGGCTCCCCGGCGCTGGACGCGCCCACCGTGGGGGCGACCAACTGGGCGGGCGGCATGGCCGCCACCGAACATCTGCTGAGCCTTGGCCACCGCCGGATCGGGCTGATCGCCGGTCCGCCGCGGCTGCTGTGCAGCCGGGCCCGGCTGGACGGCCACCGCGCCGCGCTGGAGGCGGCGGGCGTGCCGTTCGATCCGGGGCTGGTGGCGCAGGGCGACTTCTACCACGAGTCCGGTTTCCACGGCTGCGACCAGCTGATGTCCGGGCCCACCCCGCCGACCGCCATCTTCGCCTCCAGCGACCAGATGGCCCTGGGGGCGATCGAGGCCCTGCGGCGTCGGGGGCTGCGGGTTCCGGAGGATGTGAGCATCGTCGGCTTCGACGACTTGCCCGAGGTGCGGTGGTCGGCGCCGCCGTTGACGACGGTTCGTCAACCGCTTGCGGAAATGGGGAAGTTGGCCGCGCGTACGGTGTTGCGGCAGGCGCGGGGGGAGGAGGTCGAGTCGCCCAGGGTGGAGCTGGCCACGCAGTTGGTTGTCCGCTCCAGCACCGCGGCACCGGCCGAGGGCTGA
- a CDS encoding ABC transporter permease — translation MTDVLPGHPNRSPNHPPDGVRTPNKTPAAPGPRFRRRGPARRPRLVGRGSRTPNYPAGLGSLIWLGIVGLPLYVLVAATFQTRDGYIDDGPLALPDHPTLANYRRVLRSDFLSYLLNTALVTAVCAAIVITLSVTVGYTVVRARGRASRRIFQIFLLGLAIPSQAVVIPVYLVITKLHLYDTLLAVILPTAAFSLPVSVLILVGTMRDIDEELYESMALDGASPTRVLLQLVVPLSRSGISTVGVMSALHAWNGFLFPLLLTQSKSNRLLTLGLYDYVGEFRVDTPALLTAVVLSILPIFLVYLFARRQLINGLMGMGGK, via the coding sequence GTGACCGACGTCCTGCCCGGCCACCCGAACCGCTCGCCGAACCACCCCCCGGACGGCGTCCGTACGCCGAACAAGACCCCGGCGGCCCCCGGCCCCCGCTTCCGCCGCCGGGGTCCCGCCCGCCGCCCGCGCCTTGTCGGACGCGGCTCCCGGACCCCCAATTACCCCGCCGGGCTGGGCTCCCTGATCTGGCTCGGCATCGTCGGACTGCCGCTGTACGTCCTGGTGGCCGCCACCTTCCAGACCCGCGACGGCTATATCGACGACGGGCCGCTGGCCCTGCCCGACCACCCCACGCTCGCCAACTACCGGCGGGTGCTGCGCTCCGACTTCCTCTCCTACCTCCTCAACACCGCGCTGGTCACGGCGGTATGCGCGGCGATCGTGATCACGCTGTCGGTGACCGTCGGCTACACCGTCGTGCGCGCCCGCGGCCGGGCCTCCCGCCGGATCTTCCAGATCTTCCTGCTGGGGCTGGCGATCCCCTCCCAGGCGGTGGTGATCCCGGTCTATCTGGTCATCACCAAGCTCCATCTGTACGACACCCTGCTCGCGGTGATCCTGCCGACGGCCGCCTTCTCCCTCCCGGTCAGCGTGCTGATCCTGGTCGGCACGATGCGCGATATCGACGAGGAGCTGTACGAGTCGATGGCGCTGGACGGGGCGAGCCCGACCCGGGTGCTGCTCCAGCTCGTCGTGCCGCTGTCGCGGTCCGGGATCTCCACGGTCGGGGTGATGTCGGCCCTGCACGCCTGGAACGGCTTCCTCTTCCCGCTGCTGCTCACCCAGTCCAAGAGCAACCGGCTGCTGACCCTGGGGCTGTACGACTACGTGGGCGAGTTCCGGGTGGACACCCCGGCGCTGCTCACGGCCGTGGTGCTGTCCATCCTCCCGATCTTCCTGGTCTATCTCTTCGCCCGCCGTCAACTGATCAACGGGCTGATGGGCATGGGCGGCAAATAG
- a CDS encoding sugar-binding protein: protein MRIPRSRARARARSRSRSTLRASTLAAALLLAGTALAGCGSGGPGGSDDGSLDVWVYQDASTKVQREVVKRFNKTSDIKAKLTQVPGEGYSDKMRTSMGTPNAPDVFFNWGGGSISDFVKKDMLLGLDPAMDKDPELKKAFIPTILDAGAIDGKHYGIPMRGMQPVILFYNKDVFTDAGARPPKSWDDLLKLIDTFKGEGVTPFALAGTDPWTELMWVEYLVDRYGGAGVFQKIQSQGMAAWDDPAVLKAAQTIKDLVDRGAFGKNYKSVNYTADGASTLFAKGKAAMHLMGSWEYANQKANQPAFAKSGLGWTTFPAVPGGSGDPKSVVGNPTNYWSINAKVKGDKQKAALEFVKFAARQDYSGDLIANGDVPATSDATSLLGKHENPDYARFQYDLVKRAPDFTLSWDQALPAKYTPPLHTTVQKLFNGQLGPAEFVDALKGM from the coding sequence ATGCGCATACCTCGGTCAAGGGCAAGGGCAAGGGCAAGGTCACGGTCAAGGTCCACCCTTCGTGCGTCCACCCTGGCGGCGGCCCTGCTGCTGGCCGGGACGGCACTCGCCGGCTGCGGAAGCGGCGGGCCCGGGGGTTCGGATGACGGGTCCCTCGACGTCTGGGTCTACCAGGACGCCTCGACCAAGGTGCAGCGCGAGGTCGTCAAGCGGTTCAACAAGACCTCCGACATCAAGGCGAAGCTCACCCAGGTGCCCGGTGAGGGCTACTCGGACAAGATGCGCACCTCCATGGGCACGCCCAACGCACCGGATGTCTTCTTCAACTGGGGCGGGGGCAGCATCAGCGACTTCGTCAAGAAGGACATGCTGCTCGGCCTCGACCCGGCCATGGACAAGGACCCGGAGCTGAAGAAGGCGTTCATCCCCACGATCCTCGACGCGGGCGCGATCGACGGGAAGCACTACGGCATCCCGATGCGCGGGATGCAGCCGGTGATTCTCTTCTACAACAAGGACGTCTTCACGGACGCTGGGGCCCGGCCCCCGAAGTCCTGGGACGATCTGCTGAAGCTCATCGACACCTTCAAGGGCGAGGGCGTCACCCCGTTCGCGCTGGCCGGCACCGATCCCTGGACCGAGCTGATGTGGGTGGAGTACCTGGTGGACCGCTACGGCGGGGCCGGGGTGTTCCAGAAGATCCAGAGCCAGGGCATGGCGGCGTGGGACGACCCGGCGGTGCTCAAGGCCGCGCAGACGATCAAGGATCTGGTGGACCGGGGCGCGTTCGGCAAGAACTACAAGTCGGTCAACTACACCGCCGACGGGGCCTCCACGCTCTTCGCCAAGGGCAAGGCGGCCATGCATCTGATGGGTAGCTGGGAGTACGCCAACCAGAAGGCCAATCAGCCCGCGTTCGCCAAGTCGGGGCTGGGCTGGACCACCTTCCCGGCGGTTCCCGGTGGCAGCGGTGACCCCAAGAGCGTCGTCGGCAACCCGACGAACTACTGGTCGATCAACGCCAAGGTGAAGGGCGACAAGCAGAAGGCCGCGCTCGAATTCGTGAAGTTCGCGGCCCGGCAGGACTACTCCGGCGACCTCATCGCCAACGGGGACGTGCCCGCCACCTCCGACGCCACCTCCCTGCTCGGGAAGCACGAGAACCCCGACTACGCGCGGTTCCAGTACGACCTGGTCAAGCGGGCCCCCGACTTCACGCTCTCCTGGGACCAGGCGCTGCCCGCCAAGTACACCCCGCCGCTGCACACCACCGTGCAGAAGCTGTTCAACGGGCAGCTCGGCCCGGCCGAGTTCGTCGACGCACTGAAGGGCATGTGA
- a CDS encoding nitrite reductase has protein sequence MTMAPERTAVRVELLIDQRWFAVCELTDLTPGRGVAALLPDGAQVAVFLDRSGRAYAIANRDPFTGAYVLSRGLLGSAGGRPFVASPLLKQRFDLETGRCLDDETVAVQAYVTRTGDAAAHVA, from the coding sequence ATGACCATGGCACCCGAGCGGACCGCCGTCCGTGTGGAACTCCTCATCGACCAGCGGTGGTTCGCGGTCTGCGAGCTGACCGACCTCACCCCCGGGCGCGGCGTGGCCGCCCTACTGCCGGACGGCGCCCAGGTGGCGGTCTTCCTCGACCGGTCGGGACGCGCGTACGCGATCGCCAACCGCGACCCGTTCACCGGGGCGTACGTCCTCTCCCGGGGATTGCTGGGCTCGGCGGGCGGACGGCCGTTCGTCGCCTCCCCGCTGCTGAAGCAGCGCTTCGACCTGGAGACGGGGCGGTGCCTGGACGACGAGACGGTCGCCGTCCAGGCGTATGTCACGCGCACGGGGGACGCGGCAGCGCACGTCGCCTGA
- a CDS encoding nitrite reductase has translation MSAPITTSAPKPETAAAPTIVLVGHGMVGQRFLEALVERNVTETAARVVVFCEEPRPAYDRVQLTSYFSGRTPDELSLVEDGFMARHGIELHLGDPAESIDRAARTVTARSGLTVAYDTLVLATGSYPFVPPVPGKDSDGCFVYRTVEDLLAIEEYAEHRTSGVVVGGGLLGLEAAGALKGLGLTTHIVEFNPRLMAIQVDEGGGAALRRTVEDMGLIVHTGVGGKEITADGDGAVTAMALSDGSSIDTDLVIFSAGVRPRDQLARDCGLEVGERGGIAVDERCRTSDPAVYAIGECALAADGRVYGLVAPGYEMAEVAASTIAGQATARFDGADTSTKLKLLGVDVASFGDAHGAADGCLDVVYSDSRTGVYKKLVVGADGTLLGGVLVGDAEAYGMLRPLTGAVPPVAPEQLVLPAGLGAPAALGPSALPDEAVVCNCHNVTKGAIRSAVADHHCTTVPEVKKCTKAGTGCGSCVKALTSLVNDELEASGVSVDKGLCGCFAYTRAELYEIVRTLRITSYARLLDSHGRAEARQGDGCEVCKPAVGSIIASLAPTLGASGYVLDGEQAALQDTNDHFLANLQRNGSYSIVPRIPGGEITPEKLIVIGEVARDFGLYTKITGGQRIDLFGARVDQLPLIWARLVDAGFESGHAYGKALRTVKSCVGQTWCRYGVQDSVRMAIDLELRYRGLRAPHKLKSAVSGCARECAEARGKDFGVIATSTGWNLYVGGNGGADPRHADLLAQDLDDEELIRLIDRFLMFYIRTADRLERTSAWLERIEGGLDHVRDVVVDDSLGLGAELEAMMADHVTGYRDEWAETLGDPERLRRFVSFVNAPDAPDPTVKFVPERDQVKPDLTILSGPTLPVRTLEGTASR, from the coding sequence ATGAGCGCACCGATCACGACGAGCGCACCGAAGCCCGAGACCGCCGCCGCCCCCACCATCGTGCTGGTCGGTCACGGAATGGTCGGCCAGCGGTTTCTCGAAGCGCTCGTCGAGCGGAACGTCACCGAGACCGCCGCCCGCGTCGTCGTGTTCTGCGAGGAGCCCCGGCCCGCCTACGACCGCGTCCAGTTGACCTCGTACTTCTCCGGCCGCACCCCCGACGAACTCTCCCTCGTCGAGGACGGCTTCATGGCGCGGCACGGCATCGAGTTGCATCTCGGCGACCCGGCCGAGTCCATCGACCGCGCCGCCCGCACCGTGACCGCCCGCTCCGGGCTGACCGTGGCGTACGACACGCTCGTGCTGGCCACCGGCTCGTATCCGTTCGTCCCGCCCGTGCCCGGCAAGGACAGCGACGGCTGCTTCGTCTACCGCACCGTCGAGGATCTGCTCGCGATCGAGGAGTACGCCGAGCACCGCACGTCCGGCGTCGTCGTGGGCGGGGGGCTGCTGGGCCTGGAGGCGGCGGGGGCGCTGAAGGGGCTCGGGCTGACCACGCACATCGTGGAGTTCAACCCGCGGCTGATGGCCATCCAGGTGGACGAGGGCGGTGGCGCCGCGCTGCGCCGCACGGTCGAGGACATGGGCCTGATCGTGCACACCGGCGTGGGCGGCAAGGAGATCACGGCGGACGGCGACGGCGCGGTCACCGCCATGGCGCTGTCCGACGGCTCGTCCATCGACACCGACCTCGTCATCTTCTCGGCGGGCGTACGCCCCCGCGATCAGCTCGCCCGCGACTGCGGTCTGGAGGTCGGCGAGCGCGGCGGGATCGCGGTGGACGAGCGGTGCCGCACCAGCGATCCGGCGGTGTACGCGATCGGCGAATGCGCGCTGGCCGCCGACGGCCGGGTGTACGGGCTGGTCGCGCCCGGCTATGAGATGGCCGAGGTCGCGGCGAGCACCATCGCCGGCCAGGCCACCGCGCGCTTCGACGGCGCCGACACCTCCACCAAGCTCAAGCTCCTCGGCGTCGACGTGGCCAGCTTCGGCGATGCCCATGGCGCCGCCGACGGCTGCCTGGACGTCGTCTACTCCGACTCCCGCACGGGCGTCTACAAGAAGCTGGTGGTCGGCGCCGACGGCACCCTCCTCGGTGGGGTGCTGGTCGGCGACGCCGAGGCGTACGGCATGCTGCGCCCGCTCACCGGCGCCGTACCGCCCGTCGCCCCCGAACAGCTCGTGCTCCCGGCGGGGCTGGGCGCGCCCGCCGCGCTCGGGCCGTCGGCGCTGCCGGACGAGGCGGTCGTCTGCAACTGCCACAACGTCACCAAGGGCGCGATCCGTTCGGCCGTCGCCGACCACCACTGCACCACCGTCCCGGAGGTGAAGAAGTGCACCAAGGCGGGCACGGGCTGCGGCAGTTGCGTCAAGGCGCTCACCTCACTCGTCAACGACGAACTGGAGGCGAGCGGCGTCAGCGTCGACAAGGGGCTGTGCGGCTGCTTCGCGTACACCCGCGCCGAGCTGTACGAGATCGTCCGCACCCTGCGCATCACCAGCTACGCCCGGTTGCTGGACAGCCACGGCCGGGCCGAGGCCCGGCAGGGCGACGGCTGTGAGGTGTGCAAGCCCGCCGTCGGCTCGATCATCGCCTCGCTGGCCCCGACCCTGGGCGCGAGCGGCTATGTCCTGGACGGCGAGCAGGCGGCGCTGCAGGACACCAACGACCACTTCCTGGCGAATCTGCAGCGCAACGGGTCGTATTCGATCGTGCCCCGGATCCCCGGCGGGGAGATCACCCCGGAGAAGCTGATCGTGATCGGCGAGGTGGCCCGGGACTTCGGGCTCTATACGAAGATCACCGGCGGTCAGCGGATCGACCTCTTCGGCGCCCGGGTGGACCAGCTCCCCCTGATCTGGGCGCGGCTGGTGGACGCCGGATTCGAGTCGGGCCACGCGTACGGCAAGGCGCTGCGCACCGTGAAGTCGTGTGTGGGGCAGACCTGGTGCCGCTACGGAGTGCAGGACTCGGTCCGGATGGCCATCGACCTGGAGCTGCGCTACCGGGGGCTGCGCGCACCGCACAAGCTGAAGTCGGCCGTCTCGGGGTGTGCCCGCGAATGCGCGGAGGCGCGCGGCAAGGACTTCGGCGTGATCGCCACCTCCACCGGCTGGAACCTGTACGTGGGCGGCAACGGCGGAGCCGATCCGCGCCACGCCGATCTGCTCGCCCAGGACCTGGACGACGAGGAGCTGATCCGGCTCATCGACCGGTTCCTGATGTTCTACATCCGCACCGCGGACCGTCTGGAGCGCACCTCGGCCTGGCTGGAGCGGATCGAGGGCGGCCTGGACCATGTGCGCGATGTGGTGGTCGACGACTCGCTGGGGCTGGGCGCCGAGCTGGAGGCGATGATGGCCGACCATGTGACCGGCTACCGCGACGAGTGGGCCGAGACCCTGGGCGACCCGGAACGGCTGCGGCGCTTCGTCTCCTTCGTCAACGCGCCCGACGCGCCGGACCCGACGGTGAAGTTCGTGCCCGAACGCGACCAGGTCAAGCCGGACCTGACGATCCTGTCCGGCCCCACCCTCCCCGTCCGTACCCTCGAAGGGACTGCCAGCCGATGA
- a CDS encoding pyridine nucleotide-disulfide oxidoreductase has protein sequence MESNREPGSPQQRRVVIVGGGMAGTRLAQQLVANAGVGVGTGPVALDVTVIGEEPHPAYNRVLLAEVLAGRYAPEVIALPVPAAGAGAEVRRLSGVRVVRVDRPTAEVLCDDGRRVPYDALVLATGSNPVLPPLRGLFEPDGRDDPHALPEGVHAFRTMDDCLALGAAVRPGTRAVVIGGGLLGVSAARALAQRGAQVVLAHQGEHLMERQLDPGASRLLRRHMAALGVEVHTECRVRGLRTRVAGPGGGGRAARAVRAVELADGYALEADLVVLACGVRPRVGLARAAGLEVAHGIVVDDELRTSDPRVFAIGDCAEHDGVVYGLAGPAQEQADVLARLLAPTPPLPETKGLRPLDPHRGSAPDPAPQSPEGLDFRYTGTRALTRLTLASTSGPLDLAAFGNPTPAPGDDVIHLTDATRNTYRKVVVRGDRLLGGILLGDLGTVGALARAWEGDEPLPATPLLHLLTNDGGS, from the coding sequence ATGGAGTCGAACAGGGAGCCGGGGAGCCCGCAGCAGCGGCGGGTGGTGATCGTCGGCGGCGGGATGGCGGGCACCAGGCTGGCGCAGCAGCTAGTCGCGAATGCGGGTGTGGGTGTGGGTACTGGCCCGGTCGCCCTCGACGTCACGGTCATCGGCGAGGAGCCGCACCCCGCGTACAACCGGGTGCTGCTCGCCGAGGTCCTCGCCGGGCGGTACGCCCCGGAGGTCATCGCCCTCCCCGTCCCCGCCGCCGGGGCCGGGGCCGAGGTGCGGCGGCTCAGCGGGGTGCGGGTGGTCCGCGTCGACCGCCCCACGGCGGAGGTGCTGTGCGACGACGGCCGCCGCGTGCCGTACGACGCGCTGGTGCTGGCCACCGGCTCCAACCCGGTGCTGCCGCCGCTGCGCGGCCTGTTCGAGCCGGACGGCCGCGACGACCCCCATGCCCTCCCGGAAGGCGTCCACGCCTTCCGCACCATGGACGACTGCCTGGCCCTCGGCGCGGCCGTACGGCCCGGGACGCGGGCCGTCGTCATCGGCGGCGGACTCCTCGGCGTCTCCGCCGCCCGTGCGCTGGCCCAGCGAGGTGCCCAGGTGGTCCTGGCGCACCAGGGCGAACACCTGATGGAGCGCCAGCTGGACCCGGGCGCGTCACGGCTGCTGCGGCGGCATATGGCGGCGCTGGGCGTGGAGGTCCACACCGAATGCCGGGTCCGGGGCCTGCGCACCCGCGTCGCGGGGCCGGGGGGCGGCGGGCGGGCGGCGCGGGCAGTCCGCGCCGTCGAACTGGCCGACGGATACGCCCTGGAGGCCGATCTGGTCGTGCTCGCGTGCGGGGTCCGGCCACGGGTCGGGCTGGCCCGGGCGGCCGGACTGGAGGTGGCACACGGCATCGTCGTCGACGACGAGCTACGGACGAGTGACCCGCGGGTGTTCGCGATCGGCGACTGCGCGGAACACGACGGCGTCGTGTACGGCCTGGCGGGCCCCGCCCAGGAGCAAGCAGACGTCCTGGCGCGGTTGCTGGCCCCCACCCCGCCCCTTCCCGAAACAAAGGGGCTCCGCCCCCTGGACCCCCACCGGGGCTCCGCCCCGGACCCCGCTCCTCAATCGCCGGAGGGGCTGGATTTTCGCTACACAGGCACCCGTGCCCTCACCCGCCTGACGCTCGCGTCAACGTCCGGCCCCCTGGACCTCGCTGCCTTCGGCAACCCCACCCCCGCCCCCGGCGACGACGTCATCCACCTCACCGACGCCACCCGCAACACGTACCGAAAAGTCGTGGTCCGCGGCGACCGCCTCCTCGGCGGCATCCTTCTCGGCGATCTCGGCACCGTCGGCGCGCTCGCCCGCGCCTGGGAGGGCGATGAGCCGCTCCCGGCCACCCCCCTGCTCCACCTGCTGACCAACGATGGAGGCTCCTGA
- a CDS encoding ABC transporter produces the protein MADAATREPRPAHEPRPAHERRRSVGRSEVGWPGVGRPGVVWALPGALFFVFFAVAPMVLVGALAFTDWDGIGTPSWTGMSNWSRLWDDPETHQAIWLSLVLTVLTWVFQTPLALLLGVWAAGRQRNRAVLSAIFFLPLLGSSVALALVWKSLLDPNFGLIADIGPALGFADGDLLGSSKGAFGAVLFVTAWQFIPLHTLIYQGGARAIPRSLYDAAAIDGAGTVRQFFSITLPQLRNTIVTSSVIMVVGALTFFDTVLILTKGGPGTDTTIVPYLMYRNGFQAFDLGYASAVATILVVVATTVSLLLVRLTGFAAMRSTREGM, from the coding sequence ATGGCGGACGCCGCGACGCGCGAGCCGCGCCCGGCACACGAGCCGCGCCCGGCACACGAGCGCCGCCGGAGCGTCGGCCGGTCGGAGGTCGGCTGGCCGGGGGTCGGCCGGCCCGGCGTCGTCTGGGCTCTGCCCGGGGCGCTGTTCTTCGTCTTCTTCGCGGTGGCGCCGATGGTCCTGGTCGGCGCCCTCGCCTTCACCGACTGGGACGGCATCGGCACCCCGAGCTGGACCGGGATGAGCAACTGGTCCCGGTTGTGGGACGACCCGGAAACCCATCAGGCCATCTGGCTCAGCCTGGTGTTGACCGTGCTGACCTGGGTGTTCCAGACGCCGCTCGCCCTGCTGCTGGGCGTGTGGGCGGCCGGGCGGCAGCGCAACCGGGCCGTACTGTCGGCGATCTTCTTCCTGCCGCTGCTGGGCTCCTCCGTGGCACTCGCGCTGGTCTGGAAGTCGCTGCTGGACCCCAACTTCGGCCTGATCGCCGACATCGGGCCCGCCCTGGGCTTCGCGGACGGCGATCTGCTCGGCAGTTCCAAGGGCGCCTTCGGGGCGGTCCTCTTCGTCACCGCCTGGCAGTTCATCCCGCTGCACACACTGATCTACCAGGGCGGCGCCCGCGCCATCCCCCGCTCGCTCTACGACGCGGCCGCGATCGACGGCGCCGGGACCGTACGGCAGTTCTTCTCGATCACCCTGCCCCAGTTGCGCAACACCATCGTCACCTCCTCGGTGATCATGGTGGTGGGCGCGCTGACCTTCTTCGACACCGTCCTGATCCTCACCAAGGGCGGGCCGGGCACGGACACCACGATCGTGCCGTATCTGATGTACAGGAACGGCTTCCAGGCGTTCGACCTCGGCTACGCCAGCGCGGTCGCCACCATCCTCGTCGTCGTCGCCACCACCGTCTCGCTGCTGCTGGTGCGGCTCACCGGCTTCGCCGCGATGCGCAGCACCCGGGAGGGGATGTGA
- a CDS encoding siderophore-interacting protein, with translation MTDAQRFRDLYEECHPRVLAYAASLVGRQVGEDITSETFTVAWRRMRDIPTPPLPWLLGVARNLTRELRRRDGRQYNLAAQEAQRVITSGAQVEDVAAGVTERAVALQALAGLSAADRELLTLVAWHGLGPREAARVLGCSSATFAVRLHRARRRLERAVDAVGPSPDPSPSPGSDPSPSPGSDSSPGSDSSPGPGPEPGLDPRPRPRAPRANVTVKET, from the coding sequence GTGACCGACGCCCAACGCTTTCGGGACCTTTACGAGGAGTGCCACCCCCGTGTGCTGGCCTACGCGGCCAGCCTGGTGGGTCGGCAGGTCGGTGAGGACATCACCAGCGAGACCTTCACGGTCGCCTGGCGGCGGATGCGGGACATCCCGACGCCGCCGCTGCCGTGGCTGCTCGGCGTGGCCCGCAATCTGACCCGCGAGCTGCGGCGCAGAGACGGCAGGCAGTACAACCTGGCCGCCCAGGAGGCTCAGCGCGTCATCACCTCCGGCGCCCAGGTCGAGGACGTGGCCGCGGGGGTGACCGAGCGCGCGGTGGCACTGCAGGCGCTGGCGGGGCTGTCCGCCGCCGACCGCGAGCTGCTGACGCTGGTCGCCTGGCACGGGCTCGGCCCGCGAGAGGCCGCGCGCGTCCTCGGCTGTTCCAGCGCCACGTTCGCGGTGCGGCTGCACCGGGCCAGACGGCGGCTGGAGCGGGCCGTGGACGCGGTCGGGCCCTCCCCGGACCCCAGCCCCAGCCCCGGCTCGGACCCCAGCCCCAGCCCCGGCTCGGACTCCAGCCCCGGCTCGGACTCCAGCCCCGGCCCCGGCCCCGAGCCCGGCCTTGACCCTCGCCCCCGCCCTCGCGCCCCTCGCGCGAACGTGACAGTGAAGGAGACCTGA